A window of the Bacillus sp. A301a_S52 genome harbors these coding sequences:
- a CDS encoding pyridoxal phosphate-dependent aminotransferase, which produces MRHFEPSDTVKRLPEQFFAKLVKKAHDLTKAGHDVINLGQGNPDLPTPSHIVDELKYAADNPDFHKYSPFRGQLFLKEAISDFYKKEYNVSLDPAREVAILAGSKTGLVDLSQCLLNPGDLALLPDPGYPDYMSGIAMAQASTSFMPLQAEHDFLPDYASLSPDILDRAKLMFLNYPNNPTAGMATPAFFNKTVDVAKKHHICVCHDFAYAAIGFDGEKPQSFLQSEGAKEIGIEMYTLSKTFNMAGWRAAFAVGNPSVIETINLMQDHKYMSLFGAVQQAAMHALANPQDTVRQLVSTYEKRRDLFIDALRRTGWHVPAPKGTFFAWLPVPDGYSSEEFADVLLERAHVVVAPGVGFGDHGEGFVRAGLVADEERLLEAAARIEKLNLF; this is translated from the coding sequence ATGAGACATTTTGAACCTTCTGATACGGTCAAAAGATTACCTGAACAGTTTTTCGCTAAGCTTGTAAAAAAAGCCCATGATTTAACAAAGGCTGGACATGATGTGATTAATCTCGGTCAAGGAAACCCAGATTTACCAACCCCATCCCACATTGTTGACGAGTTGAAGTATGCAGCCGATAATCCTGATTTTCATAAGTATTCTCCCTTTCGCGGTCAACTATTTTTAAAAGAAGCGATCAGTGATTTTTACAAAAAAGAGTACAATGTCTCACTAGATCCCGCACGAGAAGTGGCTATTTTAGCAGGGTCTAAAACGGGGTTAGTCGACTTAAGCCAATGCCTATTGAATCCTGGAGACTTAGCCCTGCTCCCTGACCCCGGCTATCCTGATTACATGTCCGGAATCGCTATGGCCCAAGCATCTACGTCATTTATGCCCTTACAAGCAGAACATGATTTTCTGCCAGACTACGCTAGCCTTTCTCCAGACATTTTAGATCGGGCGAAATTAATGTTTTTAAATTATCCAAATAATCCTACAGCTGGGATGGCAACACCGGCTTTTTTCAATAAAACAGTAGACGTTGCTAAAAAGCACCATATATGCGTCTGCCATGATTTCGCTTATGCTGCTATCGGGTTTGACGGTGAAAAACCACAAAGTTTCTTACAATCTGAAGGGGCAAAAGAGATTGGCATTGAAATGTATACCTTGTCTAAAACATTTAATATGGCGGGGTGGCGCGCGGCCTTTGCTGTCGGCAATCCCTCTGTCATCGAAACAATCAACCTTATGCAGGACCATAAATATATGAGTTTATTCGGTGCTGTGCAGCAAGCTGCTATGCACGCTTTAGCCAACCCTCAGGATACTGTCCGACAACTCGTCTCCACGTATGAAAAACGACGGGACCTCTTCATTGATGCTTTACGACGAACCGGTTGGCACGTGCCAGCTCCAAAAGGGACATTTTTTGCTTGGCTGCCTGTTCCGGATGGCTACTCATCAGAAGAATTTGCTGATGTTTTATTAGAAAGAGCCCACGTGGTCGTGGCGCCAGGGGTAGGCTTTGGTGATCATGGTGAAGGGTTCGTTCGTGCTGGACTTGTGGCTGATGAAGAGCGTCTCCTTGAAGCCGCTGCACGCATTGAAAAACTAAATCTCTTTTAA
- a CDS encoding type I pantothenate kinase: MGTIENLTPFMTFSREEWAKLRQSYPMEITPAEIERLKGVNDVLNMQEIADIYLPLTRLINLHAVASQELYRSRYVFLHKQERKVPYIIGIAGSVAVGKSTIARVLHTLLSRFDHHPNVDLVTTDGFLYENAELERRGIMNKKGFPESYDVHALLSFLEELKSGKSTVEAPVYSHITYDIVPDEKQVVSQPDIVIIEGINVLQPPKSSGNVYDDLVYVSDYFDFSIFVDADETHILNWYVERFKTLRQTAFRNPASYFKKYAGLSDTEAFETAKSIWDNINRKNLHENILPTRHRADLILKKGKHHLVSEIKMRKI; the protein is encoded by the coding sequence ATGGGAACGATAGAAAATTTAACGCCTTTTATGACGTTTTCCAGAGAAGAATGGGCAAAGCTCCGGCAGTCTTATCCTATGGAAATCACCCCGGCAGAGATCGAACGTCTGAAAGGGGTTAATGATGTTCTTAATATGCAGGAAATAGCGGATATATACTTACCTCTGACACGATTGATTAACCTTCATGCTGTTGCATCGCAAGAATTATACCGCAGCCGCTACGTGTTTTTGCACAAACAGGAAAGGAAAGTACCTTATATTATAGGGATTGCCGGAAGTGTTGCTGTGGGTAAAAGTACCATTGCCAGGGTGCTACACACCCTGCTATCCCGCTTTGACCACCATCCCAATGTGGACCTCGTGACGACAGACGGCTTTCTTTACGAGAATGCTGAATTGGAACGGCGAGGAATCATGAATAAAAAAGGCTTTCCAGAAAGCTACGACGTGCACGCCCTATTATCATTTTTAGAGGAATTAAAATCAGGAAAATCCACTGTAGAGGCCCCGGTATACTCTCATATAACCTATGATATTGTACCGGACGAAAAGCAGGTCGTTTCGCAGCCGGACATTGTCATCATTGAGGGTATTAATGTCTTGCAGCCTCCTAAGAGTTCAGGGAATGTCTATGATGATTTGGTGTATGTGTCGGATTACTTCGACTTTTCTATCTTTGTAGATGCAGATGAAACTCACATTTTAAATTGGTATGTTGAACGGTTTAAAACGTTGCGACAAACAGCTTTTAGGAACCCGGCCTCTTACTTTAAAAAATATGCTGGCCTCAGTGATACAGAAGCTTTTGAAACGGCAAAGAGCATATGGGATAATATAAACAGAAAAAATTTACATGAGAATATCTTACCTACTCGTCATCGAGCAGATTTAATTTTAAAAAAAGGGAAACACCATTTAGTTAGTGAGATTAAAATGAGGAAAATCTAA